From Triticum aestivum cultivar Chinese Spring unplaced genomic scaffold, IWGSC CS RefSeq v2.1 scaffold267205, whole genome shotgun sequence:
TGGCCAGACGGAGGACCGTCTGGTCGAGGTCCGCCTCACGGGGCGGGACGAGGCGCACGAGGAGCAGGCCGCGGCGCGAGGCCAGCGGTACCGCCCGGTCCGGCACGGTGGGCACGAAAGAGCGGAGGCTGCGGCACCGGCGGCCCAGCGACGACCGTGGCGTGGGGACGAGCGCCCTGGCCTCTTGATCACGGACCCAGTTCTTGATGAAGAagccggcgagggaggggcgcaCGTCCTCCGGCCACCAGCGGCGGAGCAtggcggggtcggcgacgaggccgCGGCACATCGGAAGAGCGCGGCCGCGTCGTCCACGCGGAGCAGGATGTCGAGGAGGAGGTCGTGCGGGAGCgaggccaccatggccgccgccgccgtgtcttTGGACGATCTGATCTGAGGAGGAGCCTCGAGTCGTCTGCGTAGGGTTTGGGTTTCCAAACATGTATACCTGCAACTAGAAGTGGATCGTCACGATGTCCACTTAATCCAAGCCGTATCCATATCGCATACTTGACGTCGATTCGCTTTCAACTTTATTTTCGCCACATGTCACCGAACTCGTGGCAACTTTTGTGCACGTGGGTCGCAGCTTCTGGGCTTGCCGGTTGCAGCTTTCGGGCTCGACGGTGCTAGCTTTTTTTGTCGCAGGTTGCAGCTTCCGTGCTCACTGATCGCGACATTTTTTAACGCCAGCTATAGCTATGTATTGCACGGTTGAAACAAAAAGTTCCTGGTCGCAGTGAAAGCAAACCGCCGGTTCCAACAAAAATCATGTGTTGCTGCCGACGGTCCCAACAAAAAACTTGCCGGATCCAGCAAAAAAATCTTGTCGGTTGTGGCAAAAACAAAGTCTGACGCCAATGAGAAACACTGGTTTGTGTGATGGCAGCTTTTTATCCGGCCGGTTCTAGCAACGCGCGGAGTTGCaactttcacaaaaaaatgtggcTCAGCATTTTGCCGTGCCGGCTAGACCATCGACGGTGGCGGCCGGTACGAGAGAAGTTGGAGCCATGGCGTGTGGTGCGCTTGGGAAGGAGAAACGGGAGAAAGAAAATCGGGTGGATAAAGAGTGCCCCGTGAATTGATAGATAAAGGTAAGTGCAGCAGTGCGTGAGCCCTAGTAATAAGTTTAGTGCTAGGCCTGCGAGACGTACGATGTGAAGCATCAGATAGCTCGCACGCGACCGGCGCACGGCTTCGGTGGCCGGCCTTATCAAATCGTCACGCTAAG
This genomic window contains:
- the LOC123172479 gene encoding uncharacterized protein, producing the protein MFGNPNPTQTTRGSSSDQIVQRHGGGGHGGLAPARPPPRHPAPRGRRGRALPMCRGLVADPAMLRRWWPEDVRPSLAGFFIKNWVRDQEARALVPTPRSSLGRRCRSLRSFVPTVPDRAVPLASRRGLLLVRLVPPREADLDQTVLRLAMCNLLLGTCDELPPLTRTTSVGYRDYGCYCCAVLSGDDCRSGGGRRTASGQLALPRSANHHGRL